In one Lysobacter alkalisoli genomic region, the following are encoded:
- a CDS encoding RebB family R body protein → MAFPTAVNDQITDAVTQSNVKVVGESPAFAMSSIYQTMAHSTGILFENAVSAQQQQNTLSQAAANQGVMQIYSLDTTAAAGATEKVAQTGVADNLTSLLTVLNAFRG, encoded by the coding sequence ATGGCATTCCCAACCGCGGTCAATGACCAGATCACCGATGCAGTCACCCAGTCCAACGTCAAGGTCGTGGGCGAATCCCCCGCATTCGCGATGAGTTCGATATACCAGACCATGGCGCACTCGACCGGAATCCTGTTCGAGAACGCCGTGTCCGCCCAGCAGCAGCAGAACACGCTGTCGCAGGCCGCCGCCAACCAGGGCGTGATGCAGATCTACAGCCTCGACACCACGGCGGCTGCCGGCGCCACCGAGAAGGTCGCCCAGACCGGCGTGGCGGACAATCTGACCAGTCTGCTCACCGTGCTCAACGCCTTCCGCGGATGA
- a CDS encoding RebB family R body protein has product MAFPTSVNNQITDAVTQSNVKIVGEAPAMAIASMYQTMAHSTGILFENSVSAQQQQNTLSQAATNQGVMQVYSVDTTAAAGASEKIAQTGVSDNLTSLLSVLQSFSGPQQSKGL; this is encoded by the coding sequence ATGGCATTTCCAACTTCCGTCAACAACCAGATCACCGATGCGGTGACCCAGTCCAATGTGAAGATCGTCGGCGAGGCGCCCGCCATGGCGATCGCGTCCATGTACCAGACGATGGCGCATTCGACCGGCATCCTGTTCGAGAATTCGGTCTCGGCCCAGCAGCAGCAGAACACGCTGTCGCAGGCCGCCACCAACCAGGGGGTGATGCAGGTCTACAGCGTCGACACCACCGCCGCGGCGGGCGCTTCCGAGAAGATCGCCCAGACCGGGGTCTCGGACAACCTGACCAGCCTGCTCTCGGTGCTGCAGTCGTTCTCCGGCCCCCAGCAGTCGAAGGGCCTGTAG
- a CDS encoding Crp/Fnr family transcriptional regulator encodes MTHVARYAIERRLRDGDALFFKNDPCEFMGVVVAGHVYKILYGPEGQELIVDSIEPGESVGETALLDRGRHSFTAIAYGPATVLVLARRHFAALVAEPAMIERAYAVLCTRLRRAVDSLETMCLHRLESRLARHLLNHMPDAPAASPDRFVVTLPPTQSILAAMINASRPKLNAQLQCWHRTGLISRRRNTLRINDIDLFRCKAQLGRGSACLPANVDSA; translated from the coding sequence GTGACGCACGTCGCGCGCTACGCGATCGAACGCCGGCTCAGGGATGGCGATGCCCTGTTCTTCAAGAACGACCCGTGCGAGTTCATGGGTGTCGTGGTGGCCGGGCATGTCTACAAGATCCTGTACGGACCGGAAGGACAGGAGCTGATCGTGGACAGCATCGAACCGGGCGAGAGCGTGGGCGAAACGGCGCTCCTGGACCGCGGTCGGCACAGCTTCACCGCGATCGCCTATGGCCCGGCGACCGTGCTGGTGCTGGCGCGGCGCCACTTCGCCGCGCTGGTGGCGGAGCCGGCGATGATCGAACGCGCCTATGCGGTGCTGTGCACCCGGCTGCGGCGCGCGGTGGACAGCCTTGAGACCATGTGCCTGCATCGCCTGGAGTCGCGGCTGGCGCGCCACCTGCTGAACCACATGCCTGATGCCCCCGCGGCGTCCCCGGACCGGTTCGTGGTGACGCTGCCCCCGACCCAGAGCATCCTGGCGGCGATGATCAACGCCAGTCGGCCGAAGCTCAATGCCCAGCTCCAGTGCTGGCATCGGACCGGTCTGATCAGCAGACGTCGCAACACGCTCAGGATCAACGATATCGACCTGTTCCGCTGCAAGGCTCAGCTGGGGCGCGGCTCCGCTTGCCTGCCGGCAAACGTCGACAGCGCCTGA
- a CDS encoding arylesterase: protein MPALAQSSAVASATAHKTVLVMGDSLSAAHNLATAEGWVALTADRIARTRPGWKVVNASISGETTAGGASRIEGELARHRPAVVVIELGANDGLRGLPLVQSRANLERMIQASKDSGARVLLIGMRMPPNLGRAYTESFSANYAALAKAHGISLLPFLLEPIALDRNAFQDDNLHPVAAAQPRLRDHVWTALEPLLD, encoded by the coding sequence ATGCCGGCATTGGCGCAGTCATCGGCGGTTGCATCGGCCACCGCGCACAAGACCGTGCTGGTGATGGGCGACTCGCTGTCGGCCGCGCACAACCTTGCCACGGCCGAAGGCTGGGTGGCGCTGACCGCGGACCGCATCGCGCGGACCCGGCCGGGCTGGAAAGTAGTCAACGCCAGCATCAGCGGCGAGACCACCGCTGGTGGCGCATCGCGCATCGAAGGCGAACTCGCCCGCCATCGCCCGGCCGTGGTGGTGATCGAGCTTGGTGCCAACGACGGCCTGCGCGGCCTGCCGCTGGTGCAGAGCCGGGCCAACCTCGAGCGCATGATCCAGGCGTCGAAGGATTCCGGCGCAAGGGTGCTGCTGATCGGCATGCGCATGCCGCCCAACCTCGGCCGCGCCTATACCGAAAGCTTCTCGGCCAACTATGCCGCCCTCGCCAAGGCGCACGGCATCAGTCTGCTGCCGTTCCTGCTCGAACCCATCGCGCTCGACCGCAATGCATTCCAGGACGACAACCTGCATCCGGTCGCGGCAGCGCAGCCCAGGCTGCGCGATCACGTCTGGACCGCGCTTGAGCCATTGCTCGATTGA